One window of Cupriavidus oxalaticus genomic DNA carries:
- a CDS encoding bifunctional 4-hydroxy-2-oxoglutarate aldolase/2-dehydro-3-deoxy-phosphogluconate aldolase — protein MQNQTSPLLPLLADVPVIPVLEFHSVDEALHVSEALVTGGLPLLEITLRTPVALEAIKAVAVALPQAYVGAGTVLTVEQLHAVRDAGAKFAVSPGLTPSLAQGAQGAGISLLPGVATASEAMLALEAGFTFLKFFPAQAAGGVPMLKSLGGPLPQLRFCPTGGIDAALAPTYLALPNVVCVGGSWVVPKDAVAGKDWGRIRSLAEQARALRSKG, from the coding sequence ATGCAAAACCAGACTTCCCCGCTGCTCCCCCTGCTGGCCGATGTGCCGGTGATCCCCGTGCTGGAATTCCATTCGGTGGATGAGGCCCTGCACGTCAGCGAGGCGCTGGTCACCGGCGGCCTGCCGCTGCTTGAGATCACGCTGCGCACGCCGGTCGCGCTGGAAGCCATCAAGGCCGTGGCCGTCGCGCTGCCGCAGGCGTACGTGGGCGCCGGCACGGTCCTGACGGTCGAGCAGCTGCATGCCGTGCGCGATGCCGGCGCCAAATTTGCCGTGTCGCCCGGCCTGACCCCGTCGCTGGCGCAGGGCGCGCAGGGCGCGGGGATCTCGCTGTTGCCGGGCGTGGCCACGGCCAGCGAGGCCATGCTGGCGCTGGAGGCCGGCTTCACCTTCCTGAAGTTCTTCCCGGCGCAGGCGGCCGGCGGGGTGCCGATGCTCAAGTCGCTGGGCGGACCGCTGCCGCAGTTGCGCTTCTGCCCGACCGGCGGCATCGATGCCGCGCTGGCGCCGACCTACCTGGCCTTGCCCAACGTGGTGTGCGTGGGCGGGTCGTGGGTGGTGCCCAAGGACGCGGTTGCCGGCAAGGACTGGGGCCGTATCCGTTCGCTGGCCGAGCAGGCACGCGCGCTGCGCAGCAAGGGCTGA
- a CDS encoding sugar kinase, with the protein MSIDILAYGEPLVEFNQQPDDPDRYLQGFGGDTSNFCIAAARQGASTGYISAVGADTFGERLRALWTQERVDTRYVHVDPSAPTGVYFVSHDNHGHRFDYLREGSAASRYQHEQLPLGAIAAARYLHLSGISLAISTSACDAGLAAMEHARKAGTKVTLDTNLRLRLWSLARARGIMREAFALTDVCLPSWDDITVLTGLDDRDAVVDYLLGCGIGLVALKLGEEGAYVATPESRTLVAPYPVKPVDATGAGDCFGGSFVARLAAGADPFEAARYANVAAALSTTGYGAVAPIPDAQTVMARLAESVSVIGG; encoded by the coding sequence ATGAGCATCGATATCCTGGCCTACGGCGAGCCGCTGGTGGAGTTCAACCAGCAGCCCGACGATCCCGACCGCTACCTGCAGGGCTTTGGTGGCGATACCTCCAACTTCTGCATCGCCGCGGCGCGGCAGGGCGCCAGCACCGGCTATATCAGCGCGGTGGGCGCCGATACCTTCGGCGAGCGCCTGCGCGCGCTGTGGACGCAGGAGCGGGTCGATACGCGCTACGTCCACGTGGACCCGTCCGCGCCGACCGGCGTCTACTTTGTCTCGCACGACAACCACGGCCACCGCTTCGACTACCTGCGCGAAGGTTCCGCCGCTAGCCGCTACCAGCATGAGCAACTGCCGCTGGGCGCGATCGCCGCGGCGCGCTATCTGCACCTGTCGGGCATCAGCCTGGCCATCAGCACCAGCGCCTGCGATGCGGGCCTGGCGGCGATGGAGCATGCGCGCAAGGCCGGCACCAAAGTCACGCTCGACACCAACCTGCGCCTGCGGCTGTGGTCGCTGGCGCGCGCGCGCGGCATCATGCGCGAAGCGTTCGCGCTGACCGACGTGTGCCTGCCCAGCTGGGACGACATCACCGTGCTGACGGGGCTGGACGACCGCGATGCCGTCGTCGATTACCTGCTCGGCTGCGGCATCGGCCTGGTGGCGCTCAAGCTGGGCGAGGAGGGCGCTTACGTGGCCACGCCCGAGTCGCGCACGCTGGTGGCGCCGTATCCGGTCAAGCCGGTCGATGCCACCGGTGCCGGCGATTGCTTTGGCGGCAGCTTCGTCGCGCGCCTGGCGGCGGGCGCCGACCCGTTCGAGGCCGCGCGCTACGCCAACGTGGCCGCGGCGCTGTCCACCACCGGCTATGGCGCGGTGGCGCCGATCCCCGATGCGCAGACCGTGATGGCCCGGCTGGCCGAATCGGTTTCGGTGATTGGCGGCTGA